In the Magnetospirillum sp. WYHS-4 genome, GCCTGCCGACTTCAGGCCCTTGGCGGCATATCCCACCAGGCCCACCAGGTAGTAGCTGATCGCCACCACCGACAGACCTTCCACGGTTTCCTGCAGCCGCAACTGGAGGTGGGCCCGCTTGTCCATGGATTTGAGCAGGTCGCGGTTCTTTTCCTCCAGCGCGATGTTGACCCGGGTGCGCAGCAGGTCGCCGGCCCGGTCGATGCGCGCCGACAGGGATTCCAGGCGCTGCCAGACCGACTCGCAGGTCGCCATGGCGGGGCTCAGGCGCCGATGCATGAATTCGGCCACCGTCTGCAGGCCGGGCAAGCGGTCTTCCCGCAAGTCCGCGATGCGCGCCTGTACCAGGGCGTGGTAGGCCCGCGAGGCCGACAGCCGCCCCGCCGAGGCCGAGGCCAGCCGCTCGCAGTCCGCCGCCAAGCGGTTCAGACGATCCAGCAGGGCGCGGTCGTCGTTGCCGTCCTTGGGGTCGGCCAAGCTGTCGGTGATGCCGGTCAACAACCGGCCATGCTCGGCGACGGTCGGAGCCAACTCGCGGGCCAATGGCAAGGCGCGCAAGGCCATCATGCGGTAGGTCTCGATCTCGGTCAGCCGTTGCAGCACGCGCCCGGCTTGGCCGCGAGTCAGGCCATCGTCGCGCACCAGCGCACGGCCGAAACCGTCTGTATGGATGCGGAAGTCGGTGGCCAAGGCCGCCGCCCCGGCGATGCGGCTGCCGCAGAGGGAATGCCCGCCGAAAAGGACCTGGAGGTTCTCGGGCGACCGCTCTCCCGTCTCGAAGACCACATGCAGGGCAGCCAGAACTTCGCCGGGCAGACAGGCCAGCCAGTCGCCGGGCACGACGTCCAGGGCGCTGCCTTGGAAGGGCTCGGCGAAGGGGCCGGGAACCAGGAAGGTATAGCAGGAGAACTCGGTATGGCGCTCCCAGCGCAGTCGAAAGGGCCCCAGGTCGGCGGCGTGGTGGACGGCATCACCAGCCGGCGTCGGCGCCCCCAGCCGGATGCAAAGCTCCGCCACCTGACGGCGTTCGGCATCCGGGTCGCAGCCAAGCAGCGCCAAATGGGACGCTCGGGCCGGGGTGGAGAAGCTCTCGTGCGGACGGGCGTGGATTTCATCGGCGAGTAGCCGGCGCTGCGGATGTTCCGGGGGCAGTCGGGGGCTCACGGGGCTTCGTCGTTGTCGAGTTCGGCCAGCATGGGCGCCGCGTCCTCGATGCGCAGGATGCGCTCGATGCCCTGCTTCATCTCGGTCATCACGAATTCGGCACGCTTGACCGGTCCGCCGATCTCGGGCTTGGGGAACAGAGCCGTCCAGGCGTCCATCTTGACCGTAAGCGAGCAGAGCACGCCGCCGATGGTCGTATGGTAGCTTTCGATGAGTTGCTGGACCTTGCGGAACTTGGCGCCGGTGATGTTGTCCCACATCTTCTCGGTGGAGCGGTCGAAGTTCTCGAAGCGCCCCGAGATGTTGGCCATCAGGTTGTTGAAGGTGGCCTGCACCTGGGTGCAGGTCTTCATCAGGCCGGGGTCGGCCTTGAGCTGCCAGTTCTTGCGGATCTCGTCCAGGGAATCGAGAAACTGGTCGATGGAAGGCGTGATGTCGTCCAGGCACTTCCGGTAGTAAGACAGAGACAGGAAGATGTCGCCGTAGTCCTCCAGGAACCGCGGCACCTCTTCCAGCTTGATGCCCAACTTGCCGGCCATGACTTCCAGCTTCTGCCTGGCCTTGCGGATGTCGGGGTCGCGGAACAGGCCGATCACGTCTTCGAAGCTCTGGATGCTCAGGTCCTCGTCGCCGTAGATCTGCAAGATGAGCGGCCGGGTGAAGCGGGCCATGTATTCGGTCAGTTCGCGGTTCTTCGCCGGCGACAGCTTCAAGGCAGCGATGTCGTTGACCGGAATGCCGTTCTGGCGCAACAGCACCCGCAGGGAATAGACGTCGTAGGATGGCATCAAGGCCAGCTTGCGCAGCAGGATCAGGTCGGGATGGGGATCGTTGGTCGGCCAGCCGAACTCGTGGGCCAGATCCTCGACGCCCAACTGGCCGCTGCCGGACTCGGAACTCTTGAAGATCTCGACCATCGTCTCCAGTCGGATGTTCTTGATCAGGCGGGCGCGTTTCAGGGCGGGGGTCTGGATGGGCAGGATGGCGAGCGGCAGGATATGCAGCGAATCACAGTCCTCTTCGCTGATCTCCAGCGCTACCGGCGCGGGCTGCTCGGTCATACGGAAAGTCCTGTCGTTCCCCAGTCCATTCCCTACTACCATGTTGCTAACGAAACGCTAAGAGGGCAAAACTCCGCCATGCCCCGCTATCGCATCACCGTGGAATACGACGGCAGCGGCTTCGTCGGCTGGCAACGCCAAGCCGCGGGCGCCAGCGTCCAGCAGACCTTGGAAGAAGCCGTCGCCCGGTTTGCCGGGACGGAAGTCCGCCTGCATGTGGCCGGGCGCACCGATGCCGGCGTCCACGCGCTGGGCCAGGTGGCCCACTTCGACCTGGAGAAGGACTGGCCCCCCGACAAGGTGCGCGACGCCCTGAACTACTGGGTGAAACCGCGGTCCATCGCGGTGCTGCGGGCCGAGGTGGCGGATGCCGGTTTCCACGCCCGCTTCTCGGCCGTCGAACGAACCTACCTGTACCGCATCCTCAACCGTCGCGCCCCGCCGGCCCTCGACCGGGACCGGGTCTGGTGGGTGAGCGCGCCGCTGAACGCCGAGACCATGGCGGAGGCCGCACGGGAACTTCTGGGCCGGCACGACTTCACCACCTTCCGCGCCGCGCTCTGCCAAGCCAATTCGCCGGTGCGCACCCTGGACCAGTTGGAGGTGTCGCGGCGGGGCGAGGAAATCCACGTGGTCGCCCGCGCCCGTTCCTTCCTCCATCACCAGGTGCGCAACATGGTGGGGACGCTGAAGCTGGTGGGGGAAGGCAAGTGGACGCCCGCCGACGTCCGCCGGGCCCTGGAAGCCCGCGACCGCGCCCAGGGCGGCCCCACCGCCCCGGCGTCCGGGCTCTACCTGACCGGGGTCGGGTATTAGCCCTCGCGCAGATTGTCCTGTTTCCCTGTCGCCCGAATCTTGCCATATTCCGGTGCCAACGGAAGGATGCTCCTTCCCCGCGCGGGCTTGCCCGCGCTTCATTCGGTCCAGAACACATTCAGACAGGCGAGACAGGCAAGCGATGGCCGGCCATTCCCAGTTCAAGAACATCATGCACCGCAAGGGCGCGCAGGACGCCAAGCGGGCGAAGGTTTTCGCCAAGTGCATCCGTGAAATCACCGTGGCCGCCAAAAGCGGCCTGCCCGATCCCGCATCCAACCCGCGCCTGCGCGCCGCCATCCTGGCGGCCAGGGCGGCCAACATGCCCAAGGACACCGTGGACCGCGCCATCAAGCGCGCGGTGGGCGGCGAGGACACCGCCATTTACGAGGAAGTGCGCTACGAGGGCTACGGCCCCGGCGGCGTCGCGGTGATCGTCGAGGCCCTGACCGACAACCGCAACCGCACCGCTTCCGAAGTGCGCACCGCCTTTTCGAAGAACGGCGGCACCATGGGCGAGACGGGCAGCGTCAGTTTCATGTTCCAGCGCGTCGGCCTGATCCACTATCCGACGGCGGCCGCGGAAGCCGAGGCCATGTTCGACGCGGCCCTGGAAGCGGGCGCCGACGACGTGGAATCGACCGACGACGGCCATGTCGTCACCTGCGCCCCCGACAACCTGTCCGTGGTGCGCGACGTCCTGTCTGCCAAGTTCGGTGACGCGGCGGCGGCCCGCCTGGACTGGAAGCCGCAGAATTCCGTGCCGGTCGCCGACGAAGCGGTCGCCGGCACCCTGTTCAAACTGCTGGACGCCTTGGACGACAACGACGACGTGCAACGGGTGGCGGCGAATTTCGACGTCCCCGATGCGATCATGGAACGCCTGGACGCCTGACCATCCATGGGCGCCGGGACAGACGGACAAAGAGGATAATGCGGCTTCTTGGACTGGACCCGGGCTTGCGCACCACCGGCTGGGGCGTGATCGAGGTGGAAGGCAACCGCCTCGCCCATGTCGCCGACGGCGCGGTGCGCAGCGACGAAACCCTGTCGCTGGCCGAACGCTTGGCGCAGTTGTACGAGGGCCTGGTCGATGTCGTCCGGCATCACCGCCCGGCCGAGGCGGCGGTGGAACAGACCTACGTCAACCGCAATCCCGAGACGACCCTGAAGCTGGGCCAGGCGCGCGGCGTGGCGCTTCTGGCTCCGGCCCTGGCCGGGGTACCGGTGCACGAATATGCGCCGAGCCTGGTCAAAAAAAGCCTGGTCGGCACCGGCGCCGCCGGCAAGGAGCAGGTGCAGGCGATGGTGCGCATGCTGTTGCCCGGCTGCCTGCCTTCGGGTGCCGACGCGGCCGACGCGCTTGCGGTCGCCATCTGCCACGCCCACCACCGCGCCACGGCGCTGAGGCTGGTGGGGGCACGATGATCGGCAAGCTGAAAGGCGTCGTCGATTCGGTGGGCGAGGATCAGATGATCCTGGATGTGGGCGGAGTGGGCTACCTGGTCTTCTGTTCCGGCCGCACCCTGGGCCGGCTGGCCCCAGGTGAAGCGGTGGCGCTACAGATCGAAACCCAGGTGCGCGAGGACCGGATCGCCCTCTACGGCTTTCGCGATGTGGCGGAACGCGACTGGTTCCGCCTGCTGCTCACCGTGCAGGGCGTGGGGTCCAAGGTGGCGCTGGCCATCCTTTCCGCCCTTTCGGTCGATCAGTTGGTGCAGGCCGTGGCGGCCCAGGACAAAAAGGCCCTGGGCCTGGCTTCCGGCGTCGGCCCCAAACTGGCGGCCCGCATCGTCAGCGAACTGAAGGACAAGACCGGCGGCATCGCCCTGGGCCCGGCGGCTTTCGGCGGGCCCGCCCCGGCCTCGGCGGCTCCCCTCGGCCTGGCGCCCGCGTTGGCCGACGCGGTGTCCGCCCTGGTCAACCTGGGCTATGGACGTTCCGAAGCCCTGGGCGCCGCGGCGCGGGCCTCGACCAAGCTGGGCGGCGAAGCTTCCGTCGAGGCGCTGATCAAGGGTGGACTCGCCGAACTCATGCAGGGAAGCGGGCGATGACGGCCGACCGCATGGTAACCCCCGAGAAGATCGAGGTCGACGTCTCCGATCCCAGCCTGCGGCCGCGCTCGCTGGACGACTTCGTAGGCCAGCGCCAGGTCTGCGACAACCTGCGCATTTTCATCCAGGCGGCGCGCGGGCGCGGCGAAGCCCTGGACCACGTACTGTTCTACGGCCCCCCCGGCCTGGGCAAGACCACGCTGGCCCAGATCTGCTCGCAGGAACTGGGGGTGGGGTTCCGCGCCACGTCGGGCCCGGTGATCGCCCGCGCCGGCGACCTGGCGGCCATCCTGACCAACCTGCAACCCCGCGAAGTGCTGTTCATCGACGAGATCCACCGGCTCAACCCCGCGGTAGAGGAAATCCTCTATCCAGCCATGGAGGACTTCCAACTCGACCTCATCATCGGAGAAGGCCCGGCGGCGCGCAGCGTGCGCATCGACCTGCCGCCCTTCACCCTGGTGGGCGCCACCACCCGTTCCGGCCTCATCACCACGCCCCTGCGGGAACGCTTCGGCATCCCCATGCGCATGCAGTTCTACTCGCCCGAGGAATTGGAACGAATCGTGCGGCGCGGCGCCCGCCTGCTGGCCATGGACCTGACGCCGGAAGGCGCGATGGAGATCGCCCGGCGTTCGCGCGGAACCCCCCGCGTCGCCGGCCGCCTGCTGCGCCGGGTGCGGGACTTCGCGGCCGTGGCCGGCCACAGCCCGGTCGACGCGGGCGTGGCCGACGCCGCCCTCAACCGGCTGGAAGTCGATGGCCGCGGTCTGGACGCCATGGACCGCCGCTATCTTCGCTGCATCGCCGACAACTACGGCGGCGGGCCGGTGGGAGTGGAGACCATGGCCGCCGCCCTTTCGGAACAGCGCGACACCATCGAAGAGGTCATCGAGCCCTATCTGATCCAGCAAGGCTTCCTGATGCGCACGCCGCGCGGCCGCATGCTGGCCGACGCCGCCTATCGGCACCTGGGGATCGTCGTGCCGGCCCGCGCACCGGCCCAGTTGGACCTGCTGTCCCTGGCGGAGCCGGCCGATGGCTGAACCCCACGTCCATCCCATCCGGGTCTACTACGAGGACACCGACGCGGGCGGCGTGGTCTTCTATGCCAACTACCTGCGCTTCGCCGAGCGGGCCCGCACCGAGATGATGCGCGGCGCCGGATTCGAAAGCTCGCGCCTGCAGGCCGAACATGGCATCGCCCTCGCCGTCCGCAGTTGCACCGCCCTATTCCTGAAACCCGCCGTTCTCGACGATTGGCTTGAAATCCACACCCGAATCATGGAAGTGGGCGGGGCCTCCCTGCGGGCCGAACAGATCGTCCGGCGGGGCGACGAGGATCTTGTGCGGATGGAAATCCACCTTGCCTGCATGCGCCTTACCGGAGGTCCGGGGCGCTTGCCGGCGGACTTGCGGGCCCGTTTCAAAGACATATCCGAGTGAGAGGTCGAACGCCATGGAGACTACCGCCGTCCAAGCCGTGATGATGGGAGGGTCGCAACTCAATCCCGCCGACTTCTCCATGTTGAACCTGTTCATGAAGGCCGACCTGATCGTCAAGGGGGTGATCCTCCTGCTGGTGGTCGCCTCGGTCGGCTGCTGGGCCATCATCTTCGAGAAAACCTTCGTCATCCGCCGGTTGAACAAGAAGGCCGACGACTTCGAGGGGTCGTTCTGGTCCGGCCGCTCGCTGGACGAACTCTTCGACCGCACCGGCAATACGCCACGCGATCCCATGTCGGCGGTCTTCGGCGCCGCCATGCGGGAATGGCGCTTGGCGGTGACCCGCGGCGCGGTCGGGCCGGAGACCTCCGGCGCCGGACTTTCCGACCGCATCGACCGGGTGATGGAAATCACCATGAACCGCGAGATGGACCGCGCCGAACGCTACATGACCTTCCTGGCCTCCACCGGCTCGACGGCTCCCTTCATCGGCCTGTTCGGCACCGTCTGGGGCATCATGCACAGCTTCCAGAACATCGCCCTGTCGAAGAATACCAGTCTGGCCGTGGTGGCCCCCGGCATCGCCGAGGCCCTGTTCGCCACGGCGCTGGGTCTGCTGGCGGCCATCCCGGCGGTGTTGGCCTACAACAAGCTGTCGAAGGAGCTCGACCGCTACGCCGGACGCCTGGACGGCTTCGCCGGCGAGTTCTCGGCCATCCTGTCGCGCCAGATGGAGCGCGACTGATGGGCGCCTCGATCCAGAAGAGCGTCCGTTCCGGCGGACGGCGAGGCAAGGCCCAGCCGATGAGCGAGATCAACGTCACGCCCTTCGTGGACGTGATGCTCGTGCTTCTGGTGATTTTCATGGTCACCGCACCGCTGCTCACGGTGGGCGTCCAGGTCGACCTGCCGAAGACCAGTGCAACGGCCATTCCCGGCCAGGACGAACCCCTGGCGGTGTCGGTTGACGCCACCGGCAAGGTCTACATCATGGAAGCCGAGACCGACCTGGAAGCCTTGGGAGCCCGCCTGATGGCCATCACCCACGCCAACCCGGAAGCCCGTATCTTCGTGCGCGGCGACAAGGGGGTGAACTACGGCCGGGTGATGGAAGTGATGGGCGCCATCAACGCCTCGGGCTTTCGCAAGGTGGCCCTGATAACGGCCTCCAAGGACAACGCTCCGCCCGTCCCGAAGGCCAAGGCCAAGGGCGGCAGGTAGGTATCATGCGCTGGGGCATCCCGCTTTCCGTCCTGCTGCACGCCCTGGTGATCGCCTTCGGTTACCTGGGACTGCCGCATCTGCTGCGCGAGCCGGTCGTGGTCGAGGAACCCATCGTGGTCGAGATCGCCCAAGTGGCGGAAAAGACCAACGTGCCCACGGCGCCGCCGCAAAAGGCGGAGGAACCCAAGCCCGAACCGCCCAAGCCCGAACCGCCGAAGCCGGAGCCGCCGAAGCCCACGCCACCACCACCACCGCCCCCTCCTCCGCCGCCACCGGAGAAAGTGGAACCGGCGCCGCCCGAACCCAAGAAGGAGCCGGAGCCTAAGAAGCCGGAACCCAAGCCCGAGCCGAAACCCGAGCCCAAGAAGGAGCCGGAGCCCGAAAAGGCGGTGATTCCCCAGCGCTTGGCCGAAGCCAAGGTGAAACGCAAGCCGAAACCGCCGGATGATTTCACCTCGGTGCTGAAGACGCTGGAGGATCTGAAGAAGAAGCAGCCGAAAACCGAAGACAAGCCGGCACCCAGGAAGGATAGTTTCCAGGAGGATATCGCCAAGGCCATCGGCAGCCCTGGCCAGCGTAACTACAATCCGGCCATGCCGCTATCCATCAGCGAGATCGACTTGGTGCGCCAACAGATCCAGCGCTGCTGGAACGTGCCGGCCGGCGCCAAGGACGCCAAGGATCTGGTGGTCGAAATCCAGGTCGAGATGAACCCGGACGGCACCGTGCGTTCGTCCAAGGTGGTCGACCAGATGCGCATGTTCGCCGACACCTACTACCGGGCCGCCGCCGAAAGCGCCATCCGGGCCGTCAACAATCCGGCCTGCCAGCCTTTCAAGCTGCCCGCCGACAAGTACGACCGCTGGAAGACCATGACGCTCGCCTTCAATCCGAAAGACATGCTTTGAACACAATTCGCGCTACAATGCCCGGCGATTCGTTCCGAGGAGGATGATGATGACCAACCGCGTTTCCCCGCTCCGCCGCATCCTGGCGGCCGCCGTCCTGGTGCTGGCCGCCGCCGCTCCGGAAGCCCGCGCCGAACTGCGCATCGACATCACCAAGGGCGTGGTCGAACCCATGCCGATCGCGGTGACCACCTTCATCGGTACCCAGGATGAGGAATCCCGCGTCGGCCAAGGCATCGCCAGCGTGGTAGCCGCCGACCTGGAGCGTTCGGGCCTGTTCCGGCCGGTCGATCCCAAGGCCTTCATCCAGGCCCAGCCCAGCATGGACACCCTGCCGCGCTTCGGCGACTGGCGGGTTCTCAATGCCCAAGCCCTGGTCCAGGGCCGGGTCCAGAAGGTGGAAGACGGGCGGCTGCGGGTCGAATTCCGTCTCTGGGACGTCTTCGCCGAACAGCAGATGGTCGGGCTGGCCTACTACACGGTGCCCAACAACTGGCGCCGCGTCGCCCACATCGTCGCCGACGCCATCTACAAGCGCGTCACCGGCGAATCGGGCTATTTCGACACCCGCGTCGTCTACATCGCGGAAAGCGGCCCCCACAACAAGCGGGTCAAGCGCTTGGCCATCATGGACCAGGACGGCGAGAACCACCGGTTCCTCACGGACGGCAGCTCGCTGGTGCTGACCCCGCGCTTCAGCCCGACCCTGCAAGAGATCACCTACATGTCGTACCACGGCAATCTCCCCAGGGTTTACATATTCAACATCGACACCGGCCGCCAGGAAGTGCTTGGCGATTTCCCCGGCATGACGTTTGCGCCGCGCTTTTCGCCGGACGGCAAGTCGGTAATCATGAGCATGGCCAAGGAAGGCAATTCGGAAATCTATTCCATGGACCTGCGCACCCGGCAGGTGGTCAAACTGACCAATAACCCAGGCATCGACACATCGCCCAGCTATGCCCCCGACAGCCGCAAGATCGTCTTCAACTCGGACCGGGGCGGCACTCAGCAGCTCTATGTGATGGATGCGGACGGCGAGAACGTGCAGCGCATCAGCTTCGGCGATGGCCGCTACGGCACGCCCGTATGGTCGCCGCGCGGCGACCTGATCGCCTTCACCAAGATGTCCAAGGGCCGCTTCTACATCGGCGTCATGCGGCCCGACGGCAGCGGCGAACGCCTGCTGGTGGAAGACTACCTGGTCGAAGGCCCGACCTGGGCCCCCAACGGCCGCGTCCTGATGTATTTCCGCCAGCAGCCCTTCAACGGAGGCAAGAACGGGGTCACCCGCCTTTACTCGGTCGACCTCACCGGCCATAACGAGCGCGAGGTCGTGACGCCCATGGATGCGTCGGACCCGGCATGGTCGCCCTTGAACCCGTGACGAAAAGGGCCTTGAAACCTTGAAACAATCATAATATAGTCCGCGCCGCCAACGGGCCTTAGGGCCCGGTGGTGTGCCGTCTTCGTTGCAGGGCGGCTTTGTCCAAAGGTTTCAATCCTAGGCCTCGGCCGGAATGTCCGGCGAATGGCTGTTTGTACACTCCGTAAGGGGGACTCTTATGCGCAAGATCACTGCTCTGCTGGCGGCTCTGGTTCTGGCTGCCGCCTGCGAAACCGCTTCCGACACCGGCGCCACCACGGGCGGCGCTGGCGCTGGCGCTGGCGCTGGTGCCGGCTCCACCGCTGCGAAGGCTCCCGCCGAGAATTCTGTGGCCTACTTCCAGACCCAGGTCGGCGACCGTGTGTTCTTCGACTACGACAAGTTCTCTTTGAAGGCCGATGCCCGCGCCACTCTCGAGAAGCAGGCGGCTTGGCTGAAGAAGTTCCCGGCCGTGACCCTCTCCGTCGAAGGTCACTGCGACGAGCGCGGCACCCGCGAATACAACTTGGCCCTGGGCGAGCGTCGCGCCAACGCCGCTCGCGACTACCTGGTCAGCCTGGGTGTCAGCAAGGACCGCGTGAAGACGATCTCCTATGGCAAGGAGCGTCCGGTCGCCATGGGCTCCAACGAGGCCGCCTGGGCGCAGAATCGCCGTGGCGTGTCCGCCATCACCGGTGGGGCTCCGGCCAACTAAGTCGCAGCCGCGGCTTGGAGGCCTAGGATTTTGGGCGCTTGTTCGCCCGGCGAAGGCCGGGATGGGCAAGCGCCCTAATTCTGCCTAAAATGTCCTTCAGCTTCCTGTCGGGCCGCCGGGGACGCCCTCGCGCGGCGTTTGAGTGTTTGTTGGGATCATCGAGGGGATTGGGATCATGAGTCGCTTCGACCACCACGGGATTTTCTCTTTCGAGGGCTTGCGCCGTGCGGCGGCGGGAACGGTGCTCCTGATCGGCATCGCGGCCCCGTCGGGCGGTGTCTTGGCCCAGGACCGCGAAATGGGGGCCCTGATGGACCGCATCGACCGCCTGGAACGGGACATCCGGACCCTCAACGTTCAGGTCGCCCGCGGCGGCAATGCGCCGGCCACCCCCCTGTCGGTCAACGAGGGCGGTTCCGCGCCCCCCTCCGGTGCCGGCGTGGCAAGGCTCAACGACCGCATCGGCGACCTGGAGGAACAGATCCGCGGCCTTACCGGCAAGGTCGAAGAAGCCATGCACCGGGCCAACCAAGCCCACACGCGCATGGACAAGGCGGTCGGCGACATCGAATACCGCCTGGGAACTTTGGAAAAGGGCGGAGCCGCGGCCCAGCCCCCGGCCATGGGCGCCCCCCCGCAGGGAGCGGGCGGACTCGCCCCCACCGGGCCGGCCCAGGATCTAGGCAAGGGCGTGCTGCCGCTCGGTTCCCCCGCCACCATCAAGCAGGCCGACCCGGCCGCCAAGGCCCCGCAGCCGCTGGCGGCCAAGGGCCCGGCGGGCGTGGACGCTTCCGGCCAGGGCACCACGCTCATCACCGGCAAAGGCGACGCCAAGACCGCCGCCCTGCCCGAGGGATCGACCAAGGACCAATACAACCACGCATTCGATCTGCTGCGGCGCGCCCAGTACGACCAGGCGGAATTGGCTCTCCAGGCCTTCGTCGACGCCCATCCCAACGATCCTTTGACCGAAAACGCCCGTTACTGGCTGGCCGAGACCTTCTACGTACGAGCCGACTACGTGAAGGCCGCCGAGGGCTTTCTCAAGGCCTACGGTGCCGCCCCGAAGGGTGGCAAGGCCCCGGACTCCCTTCTCAAGCTGGGCATGGCCCTGTCCAACCTGGACAAGAAGGACCAGGCCTGCACCACCTTCGGGAAGCTGACGCGGGAATTCCCCGACGCCCCGGCCGTGGTCAAGAAGAAGGTGGACGGCGAGAAGACTCGGCTCGGCTGCAAGTGACCCTCCCCCTCGTTTCCGAGGAATTCGGCCGCCTGATGGCGACCGTCGGCCCCTTCGAGCGGCGGCCGCGCTTGGCCGTGGCGGTCTCGGGCGGCGCCGACAGCCTCGCCCTCGCCCGACTTGCCGCCGTCTGGGCCGAAGCCAGGGGCGGCGGTGTCACTGCGCTTACCGTGGATCACGGCCTGCGGCCCGAATCATCCGCCGAGGCCACCCGGGTAGGAGACTGGATGGCGACCTTGGGAATCGGCCATCGGGTCCTCCGCTGGGAAGGCGAAAAGCCGGCCACCGGCATTCAGAAGGCCGCCCGCCAGGCCCGCTATACCCTCCTGGAGGATTGGTGCCGACGCGAGGGCGTCCTGCACCTGCTGCTGGCCCATCACCACGACGACCAGGCGGAAACCTACCTGATGCGTCAAGCCCGCCTCAGCGGCCCCGACGGATTGGCCGGCATGGCGTCGGTGGTGGAGCGCCCGGCGGTCAGATTTCTCCGCCCTTTGCTCGATATTCCCAAGGAGCGCCTGCGAGCTACCCTCCTCGCTGCGGACCACCCCTGGATCGAAGACCCCAGCAACCGCGACCTCCGATTCGCCCGCGCCCGCTTGCGCCACGATGGAATCGCCAGCCTGGCGGCGGCGGAAGCCGCAAGTCGGGCAGGCAGGAATCGGACCGCCGCCGAGGCCGAAGTTGCCCGTTTCCTGGCCTGTTCCGCCGCCTTCCACCCGGATGGCTTCGCCCTGGTTGACGGCGCCGCCCTGGTTTCGGTGCCTCCCGACGTGGCCCGCCGGGCCCTGGAACGATTGCTGATGGCCGTGGGGAAGGCGGCCTATCCGCCGCGCGGAGACCGCCTGGAGCGCCTGCGGGCGGCGCTTGCCGAAGGCGGCGGCATCGCCCTGCGGACCTTGGGCGGCTGCCGCCTGCGACCCTGGCGGGGGCGCCTGCGTATCGAGCCGGAGGGGCCGCGTCGCCACGAGGCTGTTCTCCCCGCCGTCGGGGTCCGCTATAG is a window encoding:
- a CDS encoding DUF3422 domain-containing protein, with amino-acid sequence MSPRLPPEHPQRRLLADEIHARPHESFSTPARASHLALLGCDPDAERRQVAELCIRLGAPTPAGDAVHHAADLGPFRLRWERHTEFSCYTFLVPGPFAEPFQGSALDVVPGDWLACLPGEVLAALHVVFETGERSPENLQVLFGGHSLCGSRIAGAAALATDFRIHTDGFGRALVRDDGLTRGQAGRVLQRLTEIETYRMMALRALPLARELAPTVAEHGRLLTGITDSLADPKDGNDDRALLDRLNRLAADCERLASASAGRLSASRAYHALVQARIADLREDRLPGLQTVAEFMHRRLSPAMATCESVWQRLESLSARIDRAGDLLRTRVNIALEEKNRDLLKSMDKRAHLQLRLQETVEGLSVVAISYYLVGLVGYAAKGLKSAGLPVDPDIAALVAVPVAVGMVWTGVKRLRRVLGDGPRR
- the truA gene encoding tRNA pseudouridine(38-40) synthase TruA codes for the protein MPRYRITVEYDGSGFVGWQRQAAGASVQQTLEEAVARFAGTEVRLHVAGRTDAGVHALGQVAHFDLEKDWPPDKVRDALNYWVKPRSIAVLRAEVADAGFHARFSAVERTYLYRILNRRAPPALDRDRVWWVSAPLNAETMAEAARELLGRHDFTTFRAALCQANSPVRTLDQLEVSRRGEEIHVVARARSFLHHQVRNMVGTLKLVGEGKWTPADVRRALEARDRAQGGPTAPASGLYLTGVGY
- a CDS encoding YebC/PmpR family DNA-binding transcriptional regulator; amino-acid sequence: MAGHSQFKNIMHRKGAQDAKRAKVFAKCIREITVAAKSGLPDPASNPRLRAAILAARAANMPKDTVDRAIKRAVGGEDTAIYEEVRYEGYGPGGVAVIVEALTDNRNRTASEVRTAFSKNGGTMGETGSVSFMFQRVGLIHYPTAAAEAEAMFDAALEAGADDVESTDDGHVVTCAPDNLSVVRDVLSAKFGDAAAARLDWKPQNSVPVADEAVAGTLFKLLDALDDNDDVQRVAANFDVPDAIMERLDA
- the ruvC gene encoding crossover junction endodeoxyribonuclease RuvC, coding for MRLLGLDPGLRTTGWGVIEVEGNRLAHVADGAVRSDETLSLAERLAQLYEGLVDVVRHHRPAEAAVEQTYVNRNPETTLKLGQARGVALLAPALAGVPVHEYAPSLVKKSLVGTGAAGKEQVQAMVRMLLPGCLPSGADAADALAVAICHAHHRATALRLVGAR
- the ruvA gene encoding Holliday junction branch migration protein RuvA, translated to MIGKLKGVVDSVGEDQMILDVGGVGYLVFCSGRTLGRLAPGEAVALQIETQVREDRIALYGFRDVAERDWFRLLLTVQGVGSKVALAILSALSVDQLVQAVAAQDKKALGLASGVGPKLAARIVSELKDKTGGIALGPAAFGGPAPASAAPLGLAPALADAVSALVNLGYGRSEALGAAARASTKLGGEASVEALIKGGLAELMQGSGR
- the ruvB gene encoding Holliday junction branch migration DNA helicase RuvB, which gives rise to MTADRMVTPEKIEVDVSDPSLRPRSLDDFVGQRQVCDNLRIFIQAARGRGEALDHVLFYGPPGLGKTTLAQICSQELGVGFRATSGPVIARAGDLAAILTNLQPREVLFIDEIHRLNPAVEEILYPAMEDFQLDLIIGEGPAARSVRIDLPPFTLVGATTRSGLITTPLRERFGIPMRMQFYSPEELERIVRRGARLLAMDLTPEGAMEIARRSRGTPRVAGRLLRRVRDFAAVAGHSPVDAGVADAALNRLEVDGRGLDAMDRRYLRCIADNYGGGPVGVETMAAALSEQRDTIEEVIEPYLIQQGFLMRTPRGRMLADAAYRHLGIVVPARAPAQLDLLSLAEPADG
- the ybgC gene encoding tol-pal system-associated acyl-CoA thioesterase; protein product: MAEPHVHPIRVYYEDTDAGGVVFYANYLRFAERARTEMMRGAGFESSRLQAEHGIALAVRSCTALFLKPAVLDDWLEIHTRIMEVGGASLRAEQIVRRGDEDLVRMEIHLACMRLTGGPGRLPADLRARFKDISE
- the tolQ gene encoding protein TolQ, producing the protein METTAVQAVMMGGSQLNPADFSMLNLFMKADLIVKGVILLLVVASVGCWAIIFEKTFVIRRLNKKADDFEGSFWSGRSLDELFDRTGNTPRDPMSAVFGAAMREWRLAVTRGAVGPETSGAGLSDRIDRVMEITMNREMDRAERYMTFLASTGSTAPFIGLFGTVWGIMHSFQNIALSKNTSLAVVAPGIAEALFATALGLLAAIPAVLAYNKLSKELDRYAGRLDGFAGEFSAILSRQMERD
- the tolR gene encoding protein TolR — protein: MGASIQKSVRSGGRRGKAQPMSEINVTPFVDVMLVLLVIFMVTAPLLTVGVQVDLPKTSATAIPGQDEPLAVSVDATGKVYIMEAETDLEALGARLMAITHANPEARIFVRGDKGVNYGRVMEVMGAINASGFRKVALITASKDNAPPVPKAKAKGGR